One part of the Acidobacteriota bacterium genome encodes these proteins:
- a CDS encoding SCO family protein has protein sequence MSTNLALQTCIKSLTWLAVLLTAACAADQGGFNGTVVGPELENPRLSGTNWDGEPFRLEDLKGKVSLVSFGYTFCPDVCPFTLAKLKQLSRDLGEDKDSLAVVFVSVDPQRDTVDKLAQYVPGFDPSFYGIHLEQGSMRKMLETFGVIVQFGPPGDNGFYYVDHTPDIYLFDSGGKLRLRFPPNAKVDRMLADVRKLVQSEVMVSR, from the coding sequence GTGTCCACGAATCTAGCCTTGCAAACCTGTATCAAGAGTTTAACCTGGCTGGCGGTCTTGCTGACAGCGGCCTGCGCCGCCGACCAGGGAGGCTTCAACGGAACGGTGGTCGGTCCGGAACTTGAGAATCCCCGCCTCAGCGGCACCAATTGGGACGGCGAGCCGTTCCGATTGGAGGACCTGAAGGGAAAGGTTTCATTGGTGAGTTTCGGCTACACTTTCTGCCCGGACGTATGTCCCTTCACTTTGGCCAAATTGAAGCAGCTTTCCCGCGACCTGGGCGAAGACAAGGACAGCCTGGCCGTGGTTTTCGTTTCGGTCGATCCGCAGCGCGATACGGTGGACAAGCTGGCACAGTACGTACCGGGCTTCGATCCGTCGTTTTACGGCATCCATTTAGAGCAGGGGAGCATGCGCAAGATGCTTGAGACGTTCGGCGTGATCGTACAGTTCGGCCCGCCCGGCGACAACGGCTTTTACTATGTCGATCACACCCCCGATATCTACTTGTTTGATTCTGGGGGCAAGCTGCGCTTGAGGTTCCCTCCCAACGCCAAGGTTGACCGCATGCTGGCCGACGTGCGCAAGCTGGTGCAGTCCGAGGTGATGGTGAGCCGCTAG
- a CDS encoding copper chaperone PCu(A)C — protein MLWSLLLFSWACSAADPSQPLRVENQRLHVVPGGGSGAVYMDVINSGDSEDRLIRVEVEGVQDVQTHQTSQGEDGVARMRAAPDGFAVPANSSLKLERGGKHIMLLGIGQPLPQVGESVAVTLHFEKAGALPVEVPVREYGE, from the coding sequence ATGTTGTGGAGCCTTCTGCTCTTCTCGTGGGCCTGTTCGGCGGCTGATCCTTCTCAGCCGCTGCGGGTCGAAAATCAGCGCCTGCACGTGGTGCCGGGAGGAGGCAGCGGGGCCGTCTACATGGACGTGATCAATTCGGGGGATAGCGAAGACCGCCTGATCAGGGTTGAAGTGGAAGGCGTGCAGGACGTGCAGACTCACCAGACCTCCCAAGGTGAGGACGGAGTCGCCCGCATGCGTGCCGCTCCCGACGGCTTCGCGGTGCCCGCCAACTCAAGCCTCAAGCTGGAGCGGGGCGGCAAGCACATCATGCTGCTGGGGATCGGCCAGCCGCTTCCCCAGGTGGGGGAATCGGTCGCTGTAACGCTGCATTTCGAAAAGGCCGGAGCGTTGCCCGTCGAGGTCCCGGTTCGCGAGTACGGAGAGTAG
- a CDS encoding c-type cytochrome has protein sequence MGGRFKRGRPRRPRQPRSGHAGNVSAARAKLLRPEVLILLVAVCVAVAGWWLIIEARQEVPVREAEIGGLRAHLQGTRWLVDQMDHGENFAKPSTMMPDMPDHEHQRLSAELTFRTVGPGAEEYRGEEFTLVSSQGNEYPPVGAQLGSLNLGSGQTLNTAIYFDFDSSRDFGSLKLRWRRDGEEHYMPVPHPPAHYHARPTTTEWPRDITLLLPLARPERGRQHFSATYGCSACHGDPSVPDSNNVGPHLGAIARQAAQRVEGLSAAQYIYQSILDPNEFISPECRDGQPCTEPSAMPEYSGILTAQAMADIVAYLLSQTSQN, from the coding sequence ATGGGAGGCAGATTCAAAAGGGGACGCCCCCGAAGGCCTCGACAGCCACGGTCCGGCCATGCCGGCAACGTCTCAGCCGCCCGCGCCAAGCTGTTGCGGCCCGAGGTTCTAATCCTGCTGGTGGCGGTGTGCGTGGCTGTTGCCGGCTGGTGGCTGATCATCGAGGCCCGTCAGGAAGTCCCGGTGCGGGAGGCGGAGATCGGCGGCCTGCGGGCCCACCTGCAGGGCACCCGTTGGCTGGTCGACCAGATGGATCATGGAGAGAATTTCGCCAAGCCCTCGACCATGATGCCCGACATGCCCGACCACGAACACCAGCGCCTCAGCGCCGAGTTGACCTTCCGTACTGTGGGGCCCGGCGCCGAGGAGTATCGGGGGGAGGAATTCACCCTCGTTTCCAGCCAGGGCAACGAATATCCTCCAGTGGGAGCCCAATTGGGCAGCCTCAACCTGGGTTCCGGACAGACTCTCAACACGGCCATTTATTTCGACTTCGACTCCAGCCGCGATTTCGGCAGCCTCAAACTTCGCTGGCGGCGGGACGGCGAGGAACACTACATGCCGGTACCTCATCCGCCGGCCCACTATCATGCCCGTCCCACCACCACCGAGTGGCCGCGCGACATTACCCTGCTTCTTCCTTTGGCCCGTCCCGAGAGGGGCCGCCAACACTTTTCCGCCACTTACGGATGCTCAGCCTGCCACGGAGATCCTTCGGTGCCGGATAGCAACAACGTGGGCCCCCACTTGGGAGCCATCGCACGGCAGGCCGCCCAGCGCGTGGAAGGGCTGTCGGCGGCCCAGTACATTTACCAGTCGATTCTCGACCCCAACGAATTTATCTCGCCCGAGTGCAGAGACGGGCAACCCTGCACCGAGCCTAGTGCCATGCCCGAGTATTCAGGAATCCTGACCGCTCAGGCCATGGCGGACATCGTTGCCTATTTGCTGAGCCAGACAAGTCAGAACTAA
- a CDS encoding multicopper oxidase domain-containing protein, with protein MNRRDSNHTGIAVSLRRLLQVSALLALAVVAWEYMVNALLHPEVDWSMVGLGAHAALDYLALLPLVLLALSLGLGAARRLSMDRAEWMPMKGTAALVALLLFALVTPLASLRDMAHEEIGQTYGLPLARVQATAVRSDLTIDETTQLCSFSSVRNPLRASGDEAGAFGLQALGDGVRAAATQQAAFLPLLMLVFFIMLRRRLPRLNWRRSPLAPVFKWATLCTAALALLVTGSGYLGSEAVVHGQMGPQPFNACTDGGPERVYDVSAIHVTMTLNRFGDNDPDAFMYVLDHRISDVRAQEAAPLPDRVTTGLRQDPIQPLVIRANLGECLVLNFTNRLTDGPASIHILGLAHDADNAGGEVGENPNTFAAPNGGQITYRVPMPTDPDAERSYYFHDHGASRQRINHGLFGAVVAEPEGSTYVDVETGMPSDGDNWESIIIDPNGINFREFVIMYHEIGDETFTGIQDGEGKDLPQVDDVADIYRPAARALNYRSEPFRNRLLLESTGKALGYASYPFGDPATPIPRSYLGEATKTRLMHGGSEVFHVHHLHGGGDRWRRNPNADPNNDFFSGLTKVPQQNVFSTHLDSQSIGPGTSYNLEHECGAGGCQQSVGDFLYHCHIGHHYIAGMWAFWRVFGTVQTVQSNVNGKALAVVPGLFQGNTAPPQGGVSAFELLGTTIGTVNGDRTIVLNVTDPMTEISVESLIENQLPPPGVRIDKFDATVWDWIKVFDNGNIRYFGEPEALVAFPNYESDMPGQRPEILFNPKNGRYTWPLFRPHLAQRPPFSGNGHTGAPWLGEDGLGTRADGLCPHLPGAREIYYPTSAITLPIQVSPENVDTDGMIFALNEDKAAIFAGQKPAEPLAIRSNVADCVEVLLTNEIPDGPLNSNFSKVNIHSHFVQFDPQASDGVITGFSYEQSIRPHLNENRFLAANAPAGATSINVTNVNRLRPGIWIGIGLGEGVCPNPDPTDPQPFPCTEIRRIEAINGLTIDLDGDPLLFAHASGESVGVEFVRYNWYSDVDTGTVFFHTHVEFKDWDHGLFGAHIVEPKGSTYHDPVNGLEVRSGTLVDIRAPRSNEISNPQTGELGIPAAFDADGPFREFVVFLHNNSAAIGQFDNGGGTINLRSEPFDRRMGDPAFRFSSVTHGDPFTQELRAYVGDPVVFRGMGLVERVGGLRVSGHRFKVERFADTGNEVDTTFIGISERFDFALEGGAGGVAGYPGDYLYYSTISSDFESGAWGLMRVHDTLQPTLQPLPGLTPPGGSGFPELSFTGGAPPSLGGGPGDPCLPGAPTKTFDIEIAESNVVYNTTEIVDSGGIVYGLLGGVGVDTIEPLVMRVNEGDCVDINLTNNANENWAGIHLGEVLFDPQRSFGAAVGLNYHSLVADGGTRSYRFYADEQHGLVNALNLGNTDTIFRGAYAAFVVEPPGSTYYMPGTTIPISTGVHADIETSEGLFREAVLLFVEDDRRMGQNTMPYPPDSVGIHGISYASEPFDARQFENDPEDVFDSDVWGDPRLTFSVPAGMPMTLRVGKPWGGQRGVFHTEGHRWFLEKDMAGSEQLPADVLVPGMTVDAVLVGGAGGDAGATGDFIFGDRRQPLMEAGMWGIIRVTDEATPPQPDDVDINRAEGKQPDELRVEGRNGQLPGGGFAATITIHQGAAVDGMCTGAIIGMTSVNPSDGKWRFQNKNLSSVPAHVCAMSSGGGVDCAAVDF; from the coding sequence ATGAACCGACGTGATTCCAACCACACAGGCATTGCCGTATCTCTGCGCCGCCTGCTCCAGGTGTCAGCCTTGCTGGCCCTGGCAGTGGTGGCCTGGGAATACATGGTCAATGCACTTCTCCATCCCGAGGTGGACTGGAGCATGGTGGGCCTGGGGGCTCATGCGGCGCTTGATTACCTGGCGCTGCTGCCTCTGGTCCTCTTGGCTCTAAGCCTCGGTTTGGGAGCGGCGCGGCGCCTTTCCATGGACCGCGCCGAGTGGATGCCCATGAAGGGCACCGCAGCCCTGGTGGCCCTGCTGCTCTTTGCGCTCGTCACACCATTGGCTTCGCTGCGCGACATGGCCCACGAGGAAATCGGTCAAACCTACGGCCTGCCGCTGGCCCGAGTACAAGCCACGGCCGTGCGCTCGGATTTGACCATCGACGAAACCACTCAATTGTGCTCATTCAGCTCCGTCCGCAATCCGCTTCGGGCCTCCGGAGATGAAGCTGGAGCTTTCGGCCTGCAAGCCCTTGGCGACGGAGTGCGGGCAGCCGCCACCCAACAGGCGGCCTTCCTGCCCCTCCTGATGCTGGTCTTCTTCATCATGCTCCGTCGTCGTCTGCCCCGGCTCAACTGGCGCCGGTCGCCTCTGGCGCCGGTCTTCAAGTGGGCCACGCTTTGCACGGCGGCCCTGGCGTTGCTGGTGACGGGCAGCGGATACTTGGGAAGCGAAGCCGTGGTGCACGGACAGATGGGCCCCCAGCCCTTCAACGCCTGTACCGACGGGGGGCCCGAGAGGGTCTACGACGTCTCGGCCATTCACGTGACCATGACGCTCAACCGCTTCGGAGACAACGATCCCGACGCCTTCATGTACGTGCTCGACCACAGGATCAGCGACGTCAGGGCCCAGGAAGCGGCCCCCTTGCCCGACCGCGTCACCACCGGACTGCGCCAGGACCCCATTCAGCCCCTGGTCATCCGCGCCAACTTGGGCGAATGCCTGGTGCTCAACTTCACCAACCGGCTGACCGACGGTCCGGCCTCGATCCACATCTTGGGCCTGGCCCACGACGCCGACAACGCGGGAGGCGAGGTGGGAGAGAATCCCAATACCTTTGCCGCCCCCAACGGCGGGCAGATCACCTATAGAGTGCCCATGCCCACCGATCCTGATGCCGAGCGCTCCTACTACTTTCACGATCACGGCGCCAGCCGCCAGCGCATCAATCACGGCCTTTTCGGAGCCGTGGTGGCCGAGCCGGAAGGCTCGACCTACGTGGACGTTGAAACCGGAATGCCGTCGGACGGCGACAACTGGGAATCGATCATCATCGATCCCAACGGCATCAACTTCCGCGAATTCGTGATCATGTATCACGAGATTGGCGACGAAACCTTCACCGGCATTCAAGACGGCGAGGGGAAAGACCTGCCCCAGGTCGACGACGTGGCCGACATCTACCGTCCAGCCGCCCGCGCCCTCAACTACCGTTCTGAGCCGTTCCGCAACCGCCTGCTGCTGGAGTCGACCGGCAAGGCCCTGGGCTACGCCTCTTATCCCTTCGGCGACCCCGCCACTCCCATTCCGCGCTCCTATCTGGGCGAGGCCACCAAGACCCGCCTGATGCACGGCGGATCGGAGGTCTTTCACGTCCATCACCTGCATGGAGGTGGCGACCGTTGGCGGCGCAACCCCAACGCCGACCCCAACAACGACTTCTTCAGCGGACTGACCAAGGTTCCTCAGCAGAACGTCTTCTCCACTCACCTCGACTCGCAGTCGATCGGACCCGGCACCAGCTACAATCTCGAGCACGAGTGCGGAGCCGGCGGCTGTCAGCAGTCGGTGGGAGATTTTCTCTACCACTGCCACATCGGCCATCATTACATCGCCGGGATGTGGGCGTTCTGGAGGGTCTTCGGCACCGTGCAGACGGTTCAGAGCAACGTCAACGGCAAGGCTCTGGCCGTGGTGCCCGGACTCTTCCAGGGCAACACGGCGCCTCCTCAAGGCGGAGTGAGCGCCTTCGAGTTGCTGGGAACCACCATCGGCACCGTCAACGGCGACAGGACCATCGTCCTCAACGTCACCGACCCGATGACGGAGATTTCCGTCGAAAGCCTGATCGAGAACCAGCTTCCGCCTCCCGGCGTGAGGATCGACAAGTTCGACGCCACGGTTTGGGACTGGATCAAGGTCTTCGACAACGGCAACATCCGTTACTTCGGCGAGCCGGAAGCTCTCGTGGCCTTCCCGAACTATGAGTCGGACATGCCGGGCCAGCGTCCCGAGATCCTCTTCAATCCCAAGAACGGACGCTACACCTGGCCGCTCTTCAGGCCCCATCTGGCCCAGCGTCCGCCCTTCTCGGGCAATGGGCATACCGGAGCGCCCTGGCTGGGCGAGGACGGACTGGGCACCCGGGCCGACGGCCTTTGCCCGCATCTGCCGGGCGCCCGCGAGATCTACTATCCGACCTCGGCCATCACCTTGCCCATCCAGGTTTCGCCTGAAAACGTGGATACCGACGGCATGATCTTCGCCCTCAATGAGGACAAGGCCGCCATATTCGCGGGGCAGAAGCCGGCCGAGCCTCTGGCTATACGCTCCAATGTGGCCGACTGCGTGGAGGTTTTGCTCACCAACGAGATCCCCGACGGGCCGCTCAACAGCAACTTCTCAAAGGTCAACATTCACAGCCATTTCGTGCAGTTTGACCCGCAGGCCTCGGACGGCGTCATCACCGGCTTCTCCTACGAGCAGTCGATCCGTCCTCACCTCAACGAGAACCGCTTCTTGGCGGCCAACGCGCCGGCTGGAGCCACCAGCATCAATGTCACCAACGTCAACCGGCTGCGCCCGGGCATCTGGATCGGCATCGGGCTGGGCGAGGGAGTTTGTCCCAACCCCGACCCAACCGATCCTCAGCCCTTCCCCTGCACCGAGATCCGCCGCATCGAGGCCATCAACGGCCTGACCATCGATCTGGACGGCGATCCACTGCTGTTCGCGCACGCCTCAGGAGAATCGGTGGGCGTTGAATTCGTGCGCTACAACTGGTACTCGGACGTCGACACGGGCACGGTGTTCTTCCATACCCACGTCGAGTTCAAGGACTGGGACCACGGCCTTTTCGGAGCCCACATCGTGGAGCCCAAGGGATCGACCTACCATGATCCGGTCAACGGGTTGGAGGTCCGCTCGGGAACCCTGGTCGATATCCGCGCTCCGCGTTCCAACGAGATTTCCAATCCCCAAACCGGGGAATTGGGAATTCCCGCGGCCTTCGATGCCGACGGGCCCTTCCGCGAGTTCGTGGTCTTCCTCCACAACAACAGTGCCGCCATCGGACAGTTCGATAACGGCGGAGGAACCATCAACCTGCGCAGCGAGCCCTTTGACCGGCGCATGGGTGATCCAGCCTTCCGCTTCTCTTCGGTGACTCACGGAGATCCGTTCACCCAAGAGCTGCGGGCCTACGTGGGAGACCCCGTCGTCTTCCGCGGCATGGGCCTGGTGGAACGGGTCGGAGGCCTGCGCGTAAGCGGCCACCGCTTCAAGGTGGAGCGGTTTGCCGACACCGGCAACGAGGTGGACACCACCTTCATCGGCATCTCCGAGCGCTTCGACTTCGCCCTGGAGGGCGGTGCCGGAGGCGTGGCCGGGTATCCCGGCGACTACCTCTACTACAGCACCATCTCCAGCGACTTCGAATCGGGAGCCTGGGGCTTGATGCGGGTCCACGACACGCTGCAGCCTACCTTGCAGCCGCTGCCTGGACTGACTCCACCCGGCGGATCGGGATTCCCCGAGCTCTCCTTCACGGGAGGCGCTCCGCCCAGCCTTGGCGGAGGACCGGGTGATCCTTGTCTTCCGGGAGCGCCCACCAAGACCTTCGACATCGAGATCGCCGAGAGCAACGTGGTCTACAACACCACCGAGATCGTCGATTCCGGCGGTATCGTCTACGGGCTGCTCGGGGGTGTCGGCGTCGACACCATCGAACCCCTGGTCATGCGGGTCAACGAGGGCGACTGCGTCGACATCAACCTGACCAACAACGCCAACGAAAACTGGGCCGGTATCCACCTGGGAGAGGTGCTGTTCGATCCTCAGCGTTCTTTCGGGGCGGCCGTGGGCCTCAACTATCACTCCCTGGTAGCCGACGGCGGAACCCGCTCTTACCGCTTCTACGCGGACGAGCAACACGGGTTGGTGAACGCACTCAATCTGGGCAACACCGACACCATTTTCCGGGGCGCCTATGCCGCTTTCGTGGTGGAACCTCCCGGCTCGACCTACTACATGCCGGGAACCACCATACCGATTTCGACCGGCGTACACGCCGATATCGAAACCTCGGAGGGATTATTCCGCGAAGCGGTTCTGCTCTTTGTCGAAGACGACCGGCGGATGGGGCAGAACACCATGCCTTATCCGCCCGACTCGGTCGGCATACACGGCATCAGCTACGCTTCGGAGCCTTTCGACGCCCGGCAGTTCGAAAACGATCCGGAAGACGTCTTCGACTCCGACGTCTGGGGAGATCCGCGGCTCACCTTCTCGGTGCCTGCGGGCATGCCCATGACCTTGCGCGTGGGCAAGCCTTGGGGCGGACAGCGGGGCGTCTTCCACACAGAAGGCCACCGCTGGTTCCTGGAGAAGGACATGGCCGGCTCCGAGCAGTTGCCCGCCGACGTGCTGGTTCCGGGCATGACGGTGGACGCCGTCCTGGTCGGGGGCGCCGGCGGAGACGCCGGGGCTACCGGGGACTTCATCTTCGGAGACCGCCGGCAGCCTCTCATGGAGGCCGGGATGTGGGGAATCATCCGGGTCACGGATGAGGCTACTCCTCCCCAGCCGGATGACGTCGACATCAACCGCGCCGAAGGCAAACAGCCCGACGAACTGCGGGTTGAGGGCCGCAACGGTCAGTTGCCTGGAGGCGGCTTTGCCGCCACCATCACCATTCACCAAGGCGCTGCCGTTGACGGCATGTGCACGGGCGCCATCATCGGGATGACCTCGGTCAATCCCAGTGACGGAAAGTGGAGGTTTCAAAACAAAAACCTCTCTTCCGTACCCGCTCATGTCTGCGCCATGTCGTCCGGCGGCGGCGTCGACTGCGCGGCGGTCGATTTCTGA
- a CDS encoding formylglycine-generating enzyme family protein, whose translation MLNRSSLSCSLLAAFALLLAGSLLAAPPGEDSRRLGWHGEEMPQGLKKAEAEGEYIWIKDGSVMVYVPAGTFTMGSEEGDSDEMPVRQVYLDAFYIDKYEVSNRLWRRSGLPLPPPPSWGIQDQKPVVNVDWNDVQKYMQWSGKRLPSEAEWEKAARGTDGRTYPWGDDPPRNEYLIWEEHPVSRESIGDIGCCPQGASPYGAVNMAGNVYEWCQDWYDAEFYQTAPQRNPVNDKAAKMRVLRGGAFVHKPPHHRTSYRYRLYPFDKTPYIGFRCVLSAPAGEQSENPQGGI comes from the coding sequence ATGCTTAACAGATCATCCCTTTCCTGCAGCCTCCTTGCCGCCTTCGCCCTTCTATTAGCCGGCAGCCTGCTGGCCGCTCCGCCCGGCGAGGATTCCCGGCGCCTCGGATGGCATGGGGAAGAAATGCCTCAGGGGCTGAAGAAGGCCGAGGCTGAGGGCGAGTACATCTGGATTAAAGACGGCTCGGTCATGGTCTACGTCCCCGCCGGCACCTTCACCATGGGATCGGAGGAGGGCGACTCCGACGAGATGCCGGTCCGCCAGGTCTACCTGGACGCCTTTTACATCGACAAGTATGAAGTCTCCAATCGCCTCTGGCGGCGATCGGGCCTGCCCCTTCCGCCCCCTCCATCCTGGGGCATTCAGGACCAGAAGCCGGTGGTCAACGTTGACTGGAACGACGTGCAGAAGTACATGCAGTGGTCGGGCAAGCGCCTGCCCAGCGAGGCCGAATGGGAAAAGGCCGCCCGCGGCACCGACGGACGCACCTATCCCTGGGGCGACGATCCTCCCCGCAACGAGTACCTGATCTGGGAAGAGCACCCGGTCTCGCGGGAATCGATAGGCGACATCGGCTGCTGCCCTCAAGGAGCCTCTCCCTACGGAGCCGTCAACATGGCCGGCAACGTCTACGAATGGTGCCAGGACTGGTACGACGCCGAGTTCTACCAAACGGCGCCCCAGCGCAATCCTGTCAACGACAAGGCTGCAAAGATGCGTGTACTGCGCGGAGGGGCCTTCGTCCACAAACCGCCTCACCACCGCACCTCTTACCGTTACCGGCTCTATCCCTTCGACAAGACGCCCTATATCGGCTTCCGCTGCGTTCTCTCGGCTCCAGCCGGGGAGCAATCGGAGAATCCGCAGGGCGGAATCTGA
- a CDS encoding DUF5666 domain-containing protein — MKRHFFLFLALFTLCVSLAPSIRAAPSQVEFSATLVDIDSDPTLGDTLIMGVTPESELAVRVTGATEIRDLQNLPIGVEGLDIGSVLKIEGIFTNVGILAQEVKVTDDDKEFELRGLIEAINSQARTLSLLGFTVSVSPGAEIRDRAGSRIPFEDLQIGARVKVEGAILPDSIEAREVTLLTGQLAFAEIEFEGQVRRIVGQELFVSIQGVTGEVPVTIDAAAEILGDVVEGAQVEIKGVLNPDLTVTALRVRVLRPFQAMPDEVRMDFSQTRRVDAVLRNALSEDLVLAISSRNPAAAQPSVDRLTIPAGMLSAPFEITSGNFETTTFVDIMASVEMGGFVESVKVEVESDNNDDGPGDDPPFELTEIKWSPDKISGQGNRTVEVSLLLTRVLLQDVDIQLFVKDGDAALVEFPEMLMIAAGERVVRFEVVIGAGPGRVKVRAALPASVGGDTDDLEVDLRAQQQEKVELNWRPEDDLELAPGQSVEVTLALDRPAPFDFSVAIRLDKGDPTLVEGVPSEIFFPAGSSSQSITVVAGDREGEVEFEAQAPFSLGGDEESLKIEIEN, encoded by the coding sequence ATGAAACGTCACTTTTTTCTTTTTCTCGCTCTCTTTACACTCTGCGTCTCTTTGGCGCCCTCGATTCGGGCTGCTCCTTCACAGGTGGAATTTTCCGCCACTTTGGTGGACATCGACAGCGATCCCACCCTGGGCGACACCCTCATCATGGGGGTCACGCCCGAGTCTGAGCTGGCGGTGCGGGTGACCGGCGCCACCGAGATCCGCGACCTGCAAAACCTGCCCATCGGAGTCGAGGGGCTGGACATCGGATCGGTCTTGAAGATCGAAGGGATCTTCACCAACGTGGGCATCCTGGCTCAGGAAGTGAAGGTCACCGACGACGACAAAGAATTCGAATTGCGCGGCCTCATCGAGGCGATTAATTCTCAGGCCCGCACCCTCTCCTTGCTGGGCTTTACAGTCAGCGTCTCGCCGGGAGCCGAGATTCGTGACCGGGCCGGCAGTCGCATTCCCTTTGAGGACCTGCAGATCGGCGCCCGGGTCAAGGTCGAGGGCGCCATCCTGCCCGATTCCATCGAAGCCCGCGAGGTGACGCTGCTGACCGGCCAACTGGCCTTCGCCGAGATCGAGTTCGAGGGTCAAGTAAGGCGCATCGTGGGCCAAGAGCTGTTCGTTTCCATCCAGGGCGTTACGGGCGAGGTCCCGGTGACCATCGATGCGGCCGCCGAAATCCTCGGCGACGTGGTGGAAGGCGCCCAGGTCGAGATCAAAGGCGTCCTCAACCCCGATTTAACCGTGACGGCCTTGCGGGTGCGTGTGCTCAGGCCCTTTCAAGCCATGCCCGACGAGGTGAGAATGGACTTCTCCCAGACCCGGCGTGTGGACGCGGTGCTTCGCAACGCACTTTCCGAAGACTTGGTGCTCGCCATCTCCAGCCGCAATCCGGCAGCGGCCCAACCTTCGGTCGACCGCCTCACCATTCCCGCGGGAATGCTGTCGGCGCCTTTTGAAATTACCTCGGGCAATTTCGAGACCACCACCTTTGTGGACATCATGGCATCGGTGGAAATGGGGGGCTTCGTGGAGAGCGTCAAGGTGGAAGTCGAGTCCGACAACAACGACGACGGACCCGGCGACGATCCGCCCTTCGAGTTGACCGAGATCAAGTGGTCGCCCGACAAGATCAGCGGTCAAGGCAACCGCACCGTCGAGGTCAGCCTTCTGCTCACCCGCGTCCTGCTACAGGACGTCGACATCCAGCTCTTCGTCAAGGACGGCGATGCCGCTCTGGTCGAGTTCCCCGAGATGCTCATGATCGCCGCCGGCGAACGGGTGGTTCGATTCGAGGTGGTGATCGGAGCGGGTCCGGGACGGGTCAAGGTGAGGGCCGCGCTGCCGGCTTCTGTGGGCGGCGACACCGACGATCTGGAGGTCGACTTAAGGGCTCAACAGCAAGAGAAGGTGGAATTGAACTGGCGTCCTGAGGACGACCTGGAACTGGCGCCCGGCCAGAGCGTCGAGGTCACCCTGGCGCTGGACCGCCCCGCTCCCTTCGATTTCAGCGTGGCCATTCGCTTGGACAAGGGAGATCCCACGTTAGTGGAGGGCGTCCCCTCCGAGATCTTTTTCCCGGCCGGCAGTTCTTCCCAGAGCATTACCGTCGTTGCAGGCGATCGGGAGGGTGAAGTCGAGTTCGAAGCTCAGGCTCCCTTCTCGTTGGGGGGCGACGAGGAGAGCCTCAAGATCGAAATCGAGAATTAA
- a CDS encoding RNA polymerase sigma factor yields the protein MAMHRGSPLTDEELIKRHRREAEKGRSSPYLDELFARYHRRVAAWCLRTVGSRDDALDLAQEVFLKAFQKLDSFGGRSRFSTWLYAVTRNHCINAAQARRRRPGRAEDEEAAGLPDPQSDDLADRLNRRLDNKALLEFLNQSLDETEQKVMMMHYGQGYTLKAVTRHLSLQNESGAKAYIVSARRKIDKALARRQARHERQERERTS from the coding sequence ATGGCGATGCACAGGGGCTCCCCTTTGACAGACGAGGAGTTGATCAAGCGTCACCGGCGCGAGGCTGAGAAAGGGCGCAGTTCGCCTTATCTGGACGAACTCTTCGCCCGCTACCACCGCCGAGTGGCGGCCTGGTGCCTGCGTACGGTGGGCAGCCGCGACGACGCGCTGGATCTGGCTCAGGAGGTCTTCCTCAAGGCCTTTCAGAAGCTGGACTCGTTTGGCGGACGTTCGCGCTTTTCCACTTGGCTCTATGCCGTGACCCGCAACCACTGCATCAATGCCGCCCAAGCTCGCCGGCGCCGCCCAGGCCGGGCCGAGGACGAAGAGGCAGCGGGGCTTCCTGATCCGCAAAGCGACGACTTGGCCGACCGCCTCAACCGGCGTCTCGACAACAAGGCATTGCTCGAATTCCTCAACCAGTCACTGGATGAAACCGAGCAAAAAGTGATGATGATGCATTACGGACAGGGATACACGCTGAAGGCCGTGACCCGGCATCTCTCGTTGCAGAACGAGAGCGGAGCCAAGGCCTACATCGTCAGCGCCCGGCGCAAAATCGACAAGGCCCTGGCCCGCCGTCAAGCCCGGCATGAACGCCAGGAGCGGGAGAGGACATCGTGA